Proteins encoded in a region of the Xylocopa sonorina isolate GNS202 chromosome 11, iyXylSono1_principal, whole genome shotgun sequence genome:
- the Prosap gene encoding SH3 and multiple ankyrin repeat domains prosap isoform X2 — protein sequence MEAGPKQQQQQQPQTQQQQQQQQQQNSAGTVVQTQSQTASPQSGQNQGQAQGQQSQDAAAIAAATAEAGPVEEGVLLARVHVPELYVSKCLQFPKDQLVWDVKQQCLASLPKELKESFNYGLFCPPVNGKAGKFLDEERRLGDYPFNGPVGYLELKYKRRVYKMLHLDEKQLKAMHTRTNLRRLLEYVANSQVEKIAKMCSKGLDPNFHCQETGETPLTLATTLKKPSKVIIALVNGGALLDYRTKEGLTAMHLAVERNSLEAVKTLLELGASPNYKDTKGLTPLYYSVIHKTDPMLCETLLHDHATIGAQDLQGWQEVHQACRNNLVQHLDHLLFYGADMNARNASGNTPLHVCAVNNTDSSCIRQLLFRGAQKDSLNYANQTPYQVAVIAGNMELAEVIKNYQPEEVVPFKGPPRYNPKRRSVAFAGLSTMTTSCSASNLGTLTRIPSAEQQQQQHGSSGTNGGGSLTRTISVEQYASTVNAVTRVPSGEQYATGNLARVPSTEQQQYPSAGTLNRVPSSEQYASPIATGTTTVARVITGEQYSTIAAGTLTRVPSTEQYANSIARTMDGHRPSIARVPSIEGTRNELQRIPSEQHVTGRSIEQNGLRITSDYQSPNSLRDPNARLPATAAENYQNVRMEGLTRLQEHRLELQHRLDMHRTMEMPPSPSPSSRSLAPFSSASSSLSEGSNQPSGEDSASIVTDKSLGDTASDVISDSSGVGTSQSDTTNSLSIPGTTVVCVESYNSGILGHLNINQGDILEVTGATDCGLLEGVLRGQGTGLFPAHCVQEVRLRHTNIPLGPQPARDARNRVLGRRESQHKYFATAPRLKKPVTAEPRTVVLHRSSKGFGFVLRGAKATSPLMELTPSARYPALQYLDDVDQGGVADLAGLRRGDFLIQINGEDVTTASHERVVDLIRKSGQLVRMTVVSPMISLPNSQSAALLPTSQPIQRQYATLPRKGNANVVIGGTLGRSPAPMPPRRDPKTTLSVGRARARSMVAGLEGGGEREDRDEITSTGAKSSSAESIHLPQQPSTGPNTGQNTPVQPRTASIRSRPTSSRITAAELEELFQRQQGSTSGQYSSSMMSSHFQTGQATKSHPSSPAKTGRVYASVAEMKRKGKSNSRVRFFGGLGGGSDLHRDFHSTPDLNVQVQSSILAPKGHRSQEDVNALNGRNGLPPPNHPPPPPPVGQVVKVNVGANVPDVVTPASVYDNMAHIQQVKELAAATADGGYGVMSSFRPSNSAKLYASPEDMKTVGYRSRSLPAHTTRCHVRKSHSLRTTNNTTFKPLNNQQTANNTVSNNNQVNNNQANNQYAQPLKTNRSHSTAGIRERKKKGVTTSSSITNLSSVTNNNNNNNNNNNNSGNTVANTAPPIPEPDYSLSESENDEGEEETDDDAESEIAKELEKAAAREKLESTRETSGNSNTSGSSSSGSSSLPHSFSVEEIQKVRTQLKSSKSHPNDFLLQQTQQSLAEDGDNSSSGVSSDQDVPVGPPTGFDDTTARNIANETAQHPTVAVLSAGSIEKETNTKRTSYGGSGLLTRHAVSLAQLPPPIEADAEEQSNDLFVPPPPEFNAGPSAGNGDELVFAPPPQFCDNKQQQPQQQQQQQQQNRVKIIGAIPKVTNSQVKASGGRLHNQ from the exons CTCAAGTACAAGAGGCGGGTCTACAAGATGCTGCACCTGGACGAGAAACAGCTGAAGGCGATGCACACGAGGACGAACTTGCGGAGGTTGCTGGAGTACGTGGCGAACAGCCAGGTGGAGAAGATCGCCAAGATGTGCAGCAAGGGTCTGGATCCGAATTTTCACTGCCAGGAGACGGGAG AGACACCGCTGACCCTGGCCACGACCCTGAAGAAACCGTCGAAGGTGATAATAGCGCTGGTGAACGGCGGGGCGCTGCTCGATTACCGAACGAAGGAGGGCCTGACTGCGATGCACCTCGCCGTCGAGAGGAACAGTTTGGAGGCGGTGAAAACGCTGCTCGAGCTTGGCGCCAGCCCCAACTACAAGGACACCAAGGGGTTGACGCCGCTCTATTACAGCGTGATCCACAAGACCGACCCGATGCTCTGCGAGACGCTGCTGCACGACCACGCGACGATCGGCGCCCAGGATTTGCAGGGCTGGCAGGAAGTGCATCAG GCCTGCCGCAACAACCTGGTCCAGCACCTGGATCACTTGCTCTTCTACGGGGCGGACATGAACGCGCGTAACGCGTCCGGCAATACACCGTTGCACGTTTGCGCGGTGAACAACACGGACTCCTCTTGCATACGCCAGTTGCTGTTCAGAGGCGCGCAGAAGGACAGCCTGAACTACGCGAACCAGACGCCGTACCAGGTCGCGGTGATCGCTGGGAACATGGAGCTGGCCGAGGTCATCAAGAACTACCAGCCGGAGGAAGTGG TACCGTTTAAAGGGCCGCCACGCTACAACCCGAAACGACGCTCGGTGGCCTTCGCCGGCTTGTCCACGATGACCACCAGCTGCTCGGCCAGTAACTTGGGCACCCTGACCAGGATACCGTCCGCggaacagcaacagcaacagcacgGATCTAGCGGAACGAACGGTGGTGGTAGCCTGACCAGAACGATCTCGGTGGAGCAGTACGCGAGCACCGTCAACGCGGTAACGAGAGTCCCGTCCGGCGAGCAATACGCGACCGGGAACCTCGCCAGAGTACCGTCCACGGAACAACAACAGTATCCATCCGCCGGGACCCTGAACAGAGTACCGTCCTCGGAACAATACGCCAGCCCAATAGCTACCGGTACCACCACCGTGGCCAGGGTGATCACTGGTGAGCAATACTCGACGATCGCCGCCGGGACGCTCACCAGAGTACCGTCCACCGAGCAGTACGCGAACAGTATCGCGAGGACGATGGACGGGCATCGTCCGAGCATCGCCAGAGTACCGTCCATCGAAGGAACCAGAAACGAGCTACAGAGAATACCGTCCGAACAGCACGTCACAGGCAGATCCATCGAGCAGAACGGTCTACGGATTACCTCGGACTACCAGAGCCCGAATTCGCTGAGGGATCCTAACGCGAG ATTGCCAGCCACCGCGGCGGAGAACTATCAGAACGTAAGAATGGAGGGGCTGACGAGGCTGCAAGAACACCGGCTCGAGCTCCAGCACCGTCTCGACATGCACAGAACGATGGAGATGCCGCCGTCGCCGTCGCCGAGCAGCAGGAGTCTAGCTCCTTTCAGCTCGGCTAGTTCGAGCCTATCCGAAGGCAGCAATCAACCGTCCGGCGAAGATTCCGCCAGCATCGTCACAG ACAAGAGTCTCGGCGATACAGCGTCCGACGTGATTAGCGACAGTTCCGGGGTCGGAACCTCGCAGTCGGACACTACTAATTCCCTATCGATCCCCGGGACCACGGTCGTCTGCGTCGAGAGCTACAACAGCGGGATTCTAGGCCATCTGAACATCAATCAAGGAGATATCTTGGAAG TCACCGGAGCGACCGATTGCGGCCTTCTCGAGGGGGTGCTTCGAGGCCAAGGCACGGGCCTGTTCCCGGCGCATTGCGTGCAAGAAGTCAGGCTTCGTCACACCAACATCCCGCTGGGCCCTCAGCCGGCCAGGGACGCGCGGAACAGAGTGCTGGGCCGTAGAGAATCGCAGCACAAGTATTTCGCTACCGCGCCTAGATTGAAGAAACC AGTCACGGCCGAGCCTCGTACCGTGGTGCTGCACCGCTCGAGTAAAGGTTTCGGGTTCGTACTGCGAGGCGCCAAGGCAACCTCGCCCTTGATGGAACTGACTCCCTCGGCCAGGTATCCTGCTCTGCAGTACCTGGACGACGTCGATCAAGGAGGAGTAGCCGACCTGGCTGGCCTCCGAAGAGGAGACTTTCTCATCCAA ATCAACGGCGAGGACGTGACAACGGCGTCGCACGAACGCGTGGTCGACCTGATCCGGAAATCCGGCCAGTTGGTCAGAATGACGGTGGTCTCGCCGATGATCAGCCTTCCGAACTCCCAATCGGCAGCGCTGCTGCCAACTAGTCAACCCATTCAGAGACAGTACGCGACGCTTCCGCGCAAAGGTAACGCGAACGTGGTGATCGGCGGCACGCTTGGCAGATCGCCGGCACCGATGCCGCCGCGGAGGGACCCGAAGACGACCCTGAGCGTCGGTCGAGCGCGAGCAAGATCGATGGTCGCTGGATTAG AAGGTGGCGGCGAAAGGGAGGACCGCGACGAGATCACATCGACTGGGGCGAAATCGAGTAGCGCGGAGTCGATCCACCTTCCTCAGCAACCGTCGACAGGGCCCAATACCGGGCAGAACACGCCTGTACAGCCGAGAACGGCCAGTATTCGATCGAGACCTACCTCCAGTAGGATCACTGCCGCGGAACTGGAG GAACTATTTCAGCGGCAGCAAGGTAGTACCAGTGGTCAGTACAGCTCGTCTATGATGAGCTCTCACTTTCAaactggtcaagctaccaagtCGCATCCTTCCTCGCCTGCAAAGACCGGCAGGGTATACGCGAGCGTAGCGGAAATGAAACGCAAAGGCAAA TCCAACTCGAGAGTACGGTTCTTTGGTGGACTGGGCGGTGGTTCTGATCTCCACCGGGACTTCCACAGCACGCCAGACTTGAACGTGCAGGTGCAGTCGTCGATCTTAGCGCCGAAAGGGCACAGAAGCCAGGAGGACGTGAACGCGTTGAACGGTAGAAACGGTCTTCCGCCACCGAATCATCCGCCGCCTCCGCCACCGGTCGGACAGGTCGTCAAAGTGAACGTGGGCGCGAACGTTCCGGACGTGGTCACACCAGCCTCTGTCTACGACAATATGGCTCACATACAGCAGGTCAAAG AATTGGCAGCCGCGACCGCGGACGGCGGCTACGGCGTGATGTCCAGCTTCCGACCATCGAACAGCGCCAAGTTGTACGCCTCGCCAGAGGACATGAAGACGGTTGGATACCGCTCTCGCAGCCTACCAGCGCACACGACCCGTTGCCACGTGAGGAAGTCGCACAGTTTGCGCACCACCAACAACACCACGTTCAAACCGTTGAACAACCAGCAGACCGCGAACAACACCGTCAGCAACAACAACCAGGTGAACAACAACCAGGCGAACAATCAGTACGCTCAACCGTTGAAGACGAACAGAAGCCACAGCACGGCAGGCATCCGGGAGAGGAAGAAGAAAGGCGTCACCACCAGTTCCTCCATTACGAACCTCTCGTCGGTGACgaataacaataacaacaacaataacaataataacaacAGTGGGAACACCGTGGCGAACACGGCGCCTCCGATCCCGGAACCGGATTACAGCCTGTCCGAGTCGGAGAACGACGAGGGCGAAGAGGAGACCGACGACGACGCTGAATCGGAGATCGCGAAGGAACTGGAAAAGGCGGCTGCGAGGGAGAAGTTGGAGTCGACCAGAGAGACGTCGGGGAACTCGAACACGTCCGGGTCCAGCTCGTCTGGCAGCAGTTCGTTGCCGCACTCGTTCAGCGTCGAGGAGATCCAGAAAGTCCGGACCCAGCTGAAGTCCTCGAAGAGTCATCCGAACGACTTTCTGTTGCAGCAGACGCAGCAGTCACTCGCGGAGGACGGCGACAACAGCTCGAGCGGCGTCAGTTCCGATCAGGACGTGCCGGTGGGCCCGCCGACGGGTTTCGACGACACGACCGCGAGGAATATCGCGAACGAAACGGCGCAACACCCGACTGTAGCGGTGCTATCGGCAGGCAGCATCGAGAAAGAGACCAATACGAAGAGAACGAGCTACGGTGGCAGCGGATTGCTGACCAGACACGCGGTCAGCTTGGCTCAATTGCCGCCGCCGATCGAGGCGGACGCTGAGGAACAGAGCAACGACCTCTTCGTGCCTCCGCCACCGGAATTCAACGCTGGACCGTCGGCTGGCAACGGAGACGAGCTGGTGTTCGCGCCACCTCCGCAGTTCTGCGACAACAAGCAACAACAgccgcagcaacagcagcagcagcaacaacagaatCGCGTGAAGATCATCGGCGCGATACCGAAAGTTACCAACAGTCAAGTGAAGGCTTCCGGTGGACGGTTGCACAATCAGTGA
- the Prosap gene encoding SH3 and multiple ankyrin repeat domains prosap isoform X1: MEAGPKQQQQQQPQTQQQQQQQQQQNSAGTVVQTQSQTASPQSGQNQGQAQGQQSQDAAAIAAATAEAGPVEEGVLLARVHVPELYVSKCLQFPKDQLVWDVKQQCLASLPKVATWYRELKESFNYGLFCPPVNGKAGKFLDEERRLGDYPFNGPVGYLELKYKRRVYKMLHLDEKQLKAMHTRTNLRRLLEYVANSQVEKIAKMCSKGLDPNFHCQETGETPLTLATTLKKPSKVIIALVNGGALLDYRTKEGLTAMHLAVERNSLEAVKTLLELGASPNYKDTKGLTPLYYSVIHKTDPMLCETLLHDHATIGAQDLQGWQEVHQACRNNLVQHLDHLLFYGADMNARNASGNTPLHVCAVNNTDSSCIRQLLFRGAQKDSLNYANQTPYQVAVIAGNMELAEVIKNYQPEEVVPFKGPPRYNPKRRSVAFAGLSTMTTSCSASNLGTLTRIPSAEQQQQQHGSSGTNGGGSLTRTISVEQYASTVNAVTRVPSGEQYATGNLARVPSTEQQQYPSAGTLNRVPSSEQYASPIATGTTTVARVITGEQYSTIAAGTLTRVPSTEQYANSIARTMDGHRPSIARVPSIEGTRNELQRIPSEQHVTGRSIEQNGLRITSDYQSPNSLRDPNARLPATAAENYQNVRMEGLTRLQEHRLELQHRLDMHRTMEMPPSPSPSSRSLAPFSSASSSLSEGSNQPSGEDSASIVTDKSLGDTASDVISDSSGVGTSQSDTTNSLSIPGTTVVCVESYNSGILGHLNINQGDILEVTGATDCGLLEGVLRGQGTGLFPAHCVQEVRLRHTNIPLGPQPARDARNRVLGRRESQHKYFATAPRLKKPVTAEPRTVVLHRSSKGFGFVLRGAKATSPLMELTPSARYPALQYLDDVDQGGVADLAGLRRGDFLIQINGEDVTTASHERVVDLIRKSGQLVRMTVVSPMISLPNSQSAALLPTSQPIQRQYATLPRKGNANVVIGGTLGRSPAPMPPRRDPKTTLSVGRARARSMVAGLEGGGEREDRDEITSTGAKSSSAESIHLPQQPSTGPNTGQNTPVQPRTASIRSRPTSSRITAAELEELFQRQQGSTSGQYSSSMMSSHFQTGQATKSHPSSPAKTGRVYASVAEMKRKGKSNSRVRFFGGLGGGSDLHRDFHSTPDLNVQVQSSILAPKGHRSQEDVNALNGRNGLPPPNHPPPPPPVGQVVKVNVGANVPDVVTPASVYDNMAHIQQVKELAAATADGGYGVMSSFRPSNSAKLYASPEDMKTVGYRSRSLPAHTTRCHVRKSHSLRTTNNTTFKPLNNQQTANNTVSNNNQVNNNQANNQYAQPLKTNRSHSTAGIRERKKKGVTTSSSITNLSSVTNNNNNNNNNNNNSGNTVANTAPPIPEPDYSLSESENDEGEEETDDDAESEIAKELEKAAAREKLESTRETSGNSNTSGSSSSGSSSLPHSFSVEEIQKVRTQLKSSKSHPNDFLLQQTQQSLAEDGDNSSSGVSSDQDVPVGPPTGFDDTTARNIANETAQHPTVAVLSAGSIEKETNTKRTSYGGSGLLTRHAVSLAQLPPPIEADAEEQSNDLFVPPPPEFNAGPSAGNGDELVFAPPPQFCDNKQQQPQQQQQQQQQNRVKIIGAIPKVTNSQVKASGGRLHNQ, translated from the exons CTCAAGTACAAGAGGCGGGTCTACAAGATGCTGCACCTGGACGAGAAACAGCTGAAGGCGATGCACACGAGGACGAACTTGCGGAGGTTGCTGGAGTACGTGGCGAACAGCCAGGTGGAGAAGATCGCCAAGATGTGCAGCAAGGGTCTGGATCCGAATTTTCACTGCCAGGAGACGGGAG AGACACCGCTGACCCTGGCCACGACCCTGAAGAAACCGTCGAAGGTGATAATAGCGCTGGTGAACGGCGGGGCGCTGCTCGATTACCGAACGAAGGAGGGCCTGACTGCGATGCACCTCGCCGTCGAGAGGAACAGTTTGGAGGCGGTGAAAACGCTGCTCGAGCTTGGCGCCAGCCCCAACTACAAGGACACCAAGGGGTTGACGCCGCTCTATTACAGCGTGATCCACAAGACCGACCCGATGCTCTGCGAGACGCTGCTGCACGACCACGCGACGATCGGCGCCCAGGATTTGCAGGGCTGGCAGGAAGTGCATCAG GCCTGCCGCAACAACCTGGTCCAGCACCTGGATCACTTGCTCTTCTACGGGGCGGACATGAACGCGCGTAACGCGTCCGGCAATACACCGTTGCACGTTTGCGCGGTGAACAACACGGACTCCTCTTGCATACGCCAGTTGCTGTTCAGAGGCGCGCAGAAGGACAGCCTGAACTACGCGAACCAGACGCCGTACCAGGTCGCGGTGATCGCTGGGAACATGGAGCTGGCCGAGGTCATCAAGAACTACCAGCCGGAGGAAGTGG TACCGTTTAAAGGGCCGCCACGCTACAACCCGAAACGACGCTCGGTGGCCTTCGCCGGCTTGTCCACGATGACCACCAGCTGCTCGGCCAGTAACTTGGGCACCCTGACCAGGATACCGTCCGCggaacagcaacagcaacagcacgGATCTAGCGGAACGAACGGTGGTGGTAGCCTGACCAGAACGATCTCGGTGGAGCAGTACGCGAGCACCGTCAACGCGGTAACGAGAGTCCCGTCCGGCGAGCAATACGCGACCGGGAACCTCGCCAGAGTACCGTCCACGGAACAACAACAGTATCCATCCGCCGGGACCCTGAACAGAGTACCGTCCTCGGAACAATACGCCAGCCCAATAGCTACCGGTACCACCACCGTGGCCAGGGTGATCACTGGTGAGCAATACTCGACGATCGCCGCCGGGACGCTCACCAGAGTACCGTCCACCGAGCAGTACGCGAACAGTATCGCGAGGACGATGGACGGGCATCGTCCGAGCATCGCCAGAGTACCGTCCATCGAAGGAACCAGAAACGAGCTACAGAGAATACCGTCCGAACAGCACGTCACAGGCAGATCCATCGAGCAGAACGGTCTACGGATTACCTCGGACTACCAGAGCCCGAATTCGCTGAGGGATCCTAACGCGAG ATTGCCAGCCACCGCGGCGGAGAACTATCAGAACGTAAGAATGGAGGGGCTGACGAGGCTGCAAGAACACCGGCTCGAGCTCCAGCACCGTCTCGACATGCACAGAACGATGGAGATGCCGCCGTCGCCGTCGCCGAGCAGCAGGAGTCTAGCTCCTTTCAGCTCGGCTAGTTCGAGCCTATCCGAAGGCAGCAATCAACCGTCCGGCGAAGATTCCGCCAGCATCGTCACAG ACAAGAGTCTCGGCGATACAGCGTCCGACGTGATTAGCGACAGTTCCGGGGTCGGAACCTCGCAGTCGGACACTACTAATTCCCTATCGATCCCCGGGACCACGGTCGTCTGCGTCGAGAGCTACAACAGCGGGATTCTAGGCCATCTGAACATCAATCAAGGAGATATCTTGGAAG TCACCGGAGCGACCGATTGCGGCCTTCTCGAGGGGGTGCTTCGAGGCCAAGGCACGGGCCTGTTCCCGGCGCATTGCGTGCAAGAAGTCAGGCTTCGTCACACCAACATCCCGCTGGGCCCTCAGCCGGCCAGGGACGCGCGGAACAGAGTGCTGGGCCGTAGAGAATCGCAGCACAAGTATTTCGCTACCGCGCCTAGATTGAAGAAACC AGTCACGGCCGAGCCTCGTACCGTGGTGCTGCACCGCTCGAGTAAAGGTTTCGGGTTCGTACTGCGAGGCGCCAAGGCAACCTCGCCCTTGATGGAACTGACTCCCTCGGCCAGGTATCCTGCTCTGCAGTACCTGGACGACGTCGATCAAGGAGGAGTAGCCGACCTGGCTGGCCTCCGAAGAGGAGACTTTCTCATCCAA ATCAACGGCGAGGACGTGACAACGGCGTCGCACGAACGCGTGGTCGACCTGATCCGGAAATCCGGCCAGTTGGTCAGAATGACGGTGGTCTCGCCGATGATCAGCCTTCCGAACTCCCAATCGGCAGCGCTGCTGCCAACTAGTCAACCCATTCAGAGACAGTACGCGACGCTTCCGCGCAAAGGTAACGCGAACGTGGTGATCGGCGGCACGCTTGGCAGATCGCCGGCACCGATGCCGCCGCGGAGGGACCCGAAGACGACCCTGAGCGTCGGTCGAGCGCGAGCAAGATCGATGGTCGCTGGATTAG AAGGTGGCGGCGAAAGGGAGGACCGCGACGAGATCACATCGACTGGGGCGAAATCGAGTAGCGCGGAGTCGATCCACCTTCCTCAGCAACCGTCGACAGGGCCCAATACCGGGCAGAACACGCCTGTACAGCCGAGAACGGCCAGTATTCGATCGAGACCTACCTCCAGTAGGATCACTGCCGCGGAACTGGAG GAACTATTTCAGCGGCAGCAAGGTAGTACCAGTGGTCAGTACAGCTCGTCTATGATGAGCTCTCACTTTCAaactggtcaagctaccaagtCGCATCCTTCCTCGCCTGCAAAGACCGGCAGGGTATACGCGAGCGTAGCGGAAATGAAACGCAAAGGCAAA TCCAACTCGAGAGTACGGTTCTTTGGTGGACTGGGCGGTGGTTCTGATCTCCACCGGGACTTCCACAGCACGCCAGACTTGAACGTGCAGGTGCAGTCGTCGATCTTAGCGCCGAAAGGGCACAGAAGCCAGGAGGACGTGAACGCGTTGAACGGTAGAAACGGTCTTCCGCCACCGAATCATCCGCCGCCTCCGCCACCGGTCGGACAGGTCGTCAAAGTGAACGTGGGCGCGAACGTTCCGGACGTGGTCACACCAGCCTCTGTCTACGACAATATGGCTCACATACAGCAGGTCAAAG AATTGGCAGCCGCGACCGCGGACGGCGGCTACGGCGTGATGTCCAGCTTCCGACCATCGAACAGCGCCAAGTTGTACGCCTCGCCAGAGGACATGAAGACGGTTGGATACCGCTCTCGCAGCCTACCAGCGCACACGACCCGTTGCCACGTGAGGAAGTCGCACAGTTTGCGCACCACCAACAACACCACGTTCAAACCGTTGAACAACCAGCAGACCGCGAACAACACCGTCAGCAACAACAACCAGGTGAACAACAACCAGGCGAACAATCAGTACGCTCAACCGTTGAAGACGAACAGAAGCCACAGCACGGCAGGCATCCGGGAGAGGAAGAAGAAAGGCGTCACCACCAGTTCCTCCATTACGAACCTCTCGTCGGTGACgaataacaataacaacaacaataacaataataacaacAGTGGGAACACCGTGGCGAACACGGCGCCTCCGATCCCGGAACCGGATTACAGCCTGTCCGAGTCGGAGAACGACGAGGGCGAAGAGGAGACCGACGACGACGCTGAATCGGAGATCGCGAAGGAACTGGAAAAGGCGGCTGCGAGGGAGAAGTTGGAGTCGACCAGAGAGACGTCGGGGAACTCGAACACGTCCGGGTCCAGCTCGTCTGGCAGCAGTTCGTTGCCGCACTCGTTCAGCGTCGAGGAGATCCAGAAAGTCCGGACCCAGCTGAAGTCCTCGAAGAGTCATCCGAACGACTTTCTGTTGCAGCAGACGCAGCAGTCACTCGCGGAGGACGGCGACAACAGCTCGAGCGGCGTCAGTTCCGATCAGGACGTGCCGGTGGGCCCGCCGACGGGTTTCGACGACACGACCGCGAGGAATATCGCGAACGAAACGGCGCAACACCCGACTGTAGCGGTGCTATCGGCAGGCAGCATCGAGAAAGAGACCAATACGAAGAGAACGAGCTACGGTGGCAGCGGATTGCTGACCAGACACGCGGTCAGCTTGGCTCAATTGCCGCCGCCGATCGAGGCGGACGCTGAGGAACAGAGCAACGACCTCTTCGTGCCTCCGCCACCGGAATTCAACGCTGGACCGTCGGCTGGCAACGGAGACGAGCTGGTGTTCGCGCCACCTCCGCAGTTCTGCGACAACAAGCAACAACAgccgcagcaacagcagcagcagcaacaacagaatCGCGTGAAGATCATCGGCGCGATACCGAAAGTTACCAACAGTCAAGTGAAGGCTTCCGGTGGACGGTTGCACAATCAGTGA